CGCGGGTCCTACGCGCCGCCGTCCACGTAAATGACCTTCTCCCGCTCGTAGAACACCGACCCGAGTGCTCCCCGGCGGTGGCGGACGTACCTCCGCTCGGTGTAGACGACGGGGACGTGCGCGGAGGTGCGCATGGTGGAATTTCTCAGGGCCAGTCCGGCCGCCTCCACGATGACGTCGAGGGGGAGGGGGGCCTCGCGGTCCGGTCGGCGCACAACCACGTGGGCGCCGGCGCCCTGCTGGACGTGGAACCAGACGTCGCCCGGGCGGGCCAGTTGGAAAGTCACGAACTGATTCGCGCGCCCGTCGCGTCCCCAGTAGAGGGTGAACCCCCCGGGCAGCACCCGGCGGCCGACTTTGGCCGGGAGGACGCGTCCGCCCTCCGCCGTGGGCCTCTCACTCTCGACATGCCGCGCGTGGAGGTTCGAGAGGGTCCCGAGGGGGGCGTCGGGGGCCATCGCCGCCGCGAGCTCGTCGTAATCGGCGTCGAGGGACGCGATAAGTTCGTCCAGCATGCCGGCGTGCTCGCGGGCGCGTCGGTTCCGTTTAGCCCGCTCGAAGAGCCGCTGGGCGTTGACTAGGCGGCTGGTCTCCGGATCCAGGGGGACGGTGAGGCCCTCGGGCAGGGTGATGGAGGCGGGGGCGGCCCCCCGAACGTCGGTCGAGGCCAGGAGCAGTTGACCGGCGTGCATGAGGTCGTCGGCGCCGGCTGCCTTGTCCATGGCGTCCGCCTTGTCCCGGGCGGCCTTCCGCCGACGGCCGGAGATGCGGTCCAGCTCGCCCCGGAGACGGGCGGCGAGGGTCGCGCGGCGGTACTCCCGCTCGTAACGGGCGATCATGGCCGTCTCGTCCTCTTCCGTCGCCGGGCGCGACTCGCCCAAACCCAGGAGCGATAGGGAGGAGACGACCCCCGCGTCGGCATAGAACCG
Above is a genomic segment from bacterium containing:
- a CDS encoding NFACT RNA binding domain-containing protein; its protein translation is RKRSLAGELVAGVDGVSSSAVTELFRRLSLAPDVVFDQLNAETLDLLAAEGDRLIASAGEVRFYADAGVVSSLSLLGLGESRPATEEDETAMIARYEREYRRATLAARLRGELDRISGRRRKAARDKADAMDKAAGADDLMHAGQLLLASTDVRGAAPASITLPEGLTVPLDPETSRLVNAQRLFERAKRNRRAREHAGMLDELIASLDADYDELAAAMAPDAPLGTLSNLHARHVESERPTAEGGRVLPAKVGRRVLPGGFTLYWGRDGRANQFVTFQLARPGDVWFHVQQGAGAHVVVRRPDREAPLPLDVIVEAAGLALRNSTMRTSAHVPVVYTERRYVRHRRGALGSVFYEREKVIYVDGGA